GGGTATCAAGGTTACTGCCGATTCGCCTGAGCTCCCTTGCGCGGAAGACAACCTGGCTTTCCGGGCAGCTGTAGAGTTTTTTAGGCAAGTTGGTGCTACCGGCGGGGTCGAAGTATTCATCCACAAGAGGATCCCAGTAGGAGCCGGCCTTGCCGGGGGCAGCAGCGATGCGGCTGCTGTTATAAAGGGGCTTAACCGGTTGTATGGGGACAGGCTTACACCGGATGAGATGCTGGATCTGGGGGCGAAGATAGGCTCCGACGTTCCGTTTTGTATTTTGGGGGGCACAGCTCTTGCCCGGGGGAGGGGAGAGATAGTCACACCGCTGTTCACTGATATGACGCTAGCTTTGGTGCTGGTAAAACCGGATTTTGCGGTCTCGACCAAAGAGGTTTACGAAAGGTTCGACAAAGTGCAGATTTTCGAGCGCCCCGATACAGACGAGGTGATGCGCGGGCTCTTGTGCAAAGACGTAGAAATGATTTGTCGGGGAATGGGGAACGTCCTGGAAGCGGTTACGACTGCATGGTTTCCGGAGGTGGCCCGTATCAAACAGCGGATGAAAGGACTTGGGGCGATAGCGGCTCTGATGTCAGGAAGCGGTCCTAGCGTCTTTGGGGTGTTTCAAGAAGAAGGAGTAGCCAGGGAGGCTTTCGGCCGTTTCAAGCTCGAATACCGAGAGGTATACTTGACGAAGTCTTATAGAAAGGGTGAGGGAAAGGATGCCGGAAAGCAGACTGATTCCTGTGAAACTGGACACGTATAAGCCTTTACGCGAGGTAGTGTTCGAAACCCTCCGGGAAGCTATTATCAACGGGACTCTCAAGCCCGGAGAAAGAATGATGGAGATTCAATTGGCTGAACAACTCGGTGTTTCCCGCACGCCGGTGAGAGAGGCTATAAGGAAGCTGGAACTTGAGGGGTTCGTGGTCATGATCCCTCGCAAAGGGGCATACGTTGCGGGCATTTCTTTAAAGGACATCGCCGATGTTTTTGAGGTTAGGGCAGCCATGGAAGCACTGGCCGCCGGGTTGGCGGCGGAGCGGATTACCGCTGAAGAATTGGAGGAAATGGAAAGGTTGTTGGTACGAATCGGTGAGCATATCGAGGCCAATCGTTTGGAAGAAGTGGTGGAAATGGATACCCTTTTCCATGAGGCTTTGTACAAGGCCAGCCGCAACCTAAAACTAGAACAAATACTTCAAAACCTGCGGGAACAGATACAGCGTTTTCGCAGTACTTCTTTGGCTTTTCCAGGACGGATGAAAGAAGCCTTGGAAGAACACAAGAAGATAGTGGAAGCTATTTCTGACAGGAATACAGCTTTGGCCCAACAGTTGGCTCAGGAACACATAGAGAACGCGGAGAACAGCATGCTGGAGGCATTGCGCAGGAACGGTTTCGACCTCAAGTAAACTGGGGGTGAATTGCATGCAGGAATACGATGCAGTAATCCTAGCAGGGGGGGTTAACTCGGCCGAATTAAGAAAGTATGCCCCTTATGACAGTGAAGCGTTGATCGTCATCGGCAGGTATCCCATGGTTTACTACGTTTACCGTGCGGTCCGGGCGTCGCAACGGATAAGAAACATAGTAATAGTTGGGCCGAAACAGTCTCTGCAGGAAATATTTAAGAAGGAAAACAACCTCCGTTTTGCTGAACCTGGGCAGGATTCTATAGACAGCTTGGCCAATGGAATCGAAGTGCTGGAGGGGTCCGGGATTACGGACCGAGTACTGGTACTGCCTACGGATATCCCCTTTATCACGGCCGAAGCTATAGATGATTTCATTTCTAGGTGTGAGGGAGAAGAAGCTGATTTTTTTTATTCAATAGTTAACCGAGAGGTGAATGAGAAAAGGTTTCCAGGAGTGAAGCGGACCTACGTGAGGCTGAAAGAAGGTGTTTTCACAGGGGGCAACCTGTTTGTGATAAAGAGCGATAAGATCGCAAGCTGTGTGGCCTTGGCCAAGCAGTTTGTGGCCCGCCGCAAGAACCCGTTCCAGATGGCTCGCCTTTTGGGCTTAGGCCTGGCTTGGAAGTATTTGACTCGCCGTCTTACTATTCCCGATGCCGAAGCCAGATTCTATCGGGTTGTAGGTATTCGAGGGCGGGCTGTAATATCTCCGTTTGCCGAAGTGGGAGTGGATGTAGACAAGCCCAGCGATCTCTGGCTGGCTGAAAGGATATTAGGTGTGGGATAACAGAAGTCGATAACGGGGTGAGGGGATTGGCAGAGATTGCGGTTATTTTGGCCGCGGGTAAAGGCGTAAGGATGAAGTCTAACTTGCCTAAAGTAATGCATAAGGTTGCAGGTCAGCCTATGGTCCTGCATGTGGTAACCGCGGCCCGCAGGGCGGGTTTAAACAGGGCGGTCTTAGTGGTGGGACACGGGCGTGAACAACTGGAGAACGAGCTGGCCGACAGGGGTCTGGAGTTCGTGGTCCAGGACGAGCAGCTAGGAACAGGACATGCTCTGATGCAGGCGGAAAGACTGATTGCCCCTTCCGATACTGTGATGGTGCTGTGCGGAGATACTCCTCTTCTTCGGGCAGAAACTCTCCAGGCCCTGCTCGAACACCATCGGGGCCAAGGGGCAACGGCTACGGTTTTGAGCACGAGGCTATCCGATCCCACCGGGTACGGGAGGATTGTCCGCGACCGTGAAGGGAGGCTGGAACGGATAGTCGAGGAGAAAGATGCTCCGCCCGAAATCAAGGCTATTGATGAAATCAATTCGGGACTTTACTGTTTTCAGGCACAAGCGGTGTTCGAAGCCTTGAAAGAGATAAAACCGGACAATGCGCAGGGAGAATACTACTTGACCGATGTGCTTCCGGTGATGATTAAAAACGGGTTGCAGGTAGAAGTTTTCTTGCATTCTGATGCAGAAGAAGTGCACGGCATAAATGACAGGATCCAGCTGGCTTACGCCGAAAAGGTTTTGAGGCGGAGAAAAAACCAGGAACTGATGAGAAACGGGGTAAGCATGATGGATCCGGACTCCACGTTTATCGACATGCAGGTTGAAGTGGGGCCTGACACCTTAATCTACCCATTCACGTTTATCGAAGGTAACACCCGTATTGGCAGCAACTGCGTCATAGGTCCGGGTACTCACATAATCGATTCGGTGATCGCGGATGGGGTCAGGATAGAGAGGTCCAAGCTGTTGGAGTGCGAAATAGGCGAAGGCTGCAATATAGGACCGTTCGGATATATAAGGCCGGGGACGGTGCTCAAGAGAGGGGTCAAGGTAGGAGATTTTGTGGAGATAAAGAAGTCGGTCATCGACGAAGGCAGCAAAGTTCCACACCTGGCTTATGTGGGAGATGCCCAGGTGGGGAAAAGGGTTAACATAGGGGCCGGAACCATCACCTGTAACTACGATGGAAAAAACAAGTACGTTACGGTTATCGAAGATGACGCTTTTATCGGTAGCAATACTAATCTGGTAGCGCCGGTAAAGATCGGGCGGGGAGCGACAACCGGTGCCGGTTCGACGATAACCAAAGAAGTACCTCCTGAGACTTTGGCGGTGGAGAGGGCCAGACAAAAAAATATTGGCGGGTGGGCAAAGAGGAAAAACCAGGCCCACGACGAAGGATAAGGTGGGAGGGAGGAAAATCATGAATGCTTCCAGATGGAGGATGAAACTCTTTACGGGGACCGCTCATGTTTGTCTGGCCCAAGAGGTAGCCGATTACTTAGGAATCCACGTCGGCGATGCCAAGGTCAAAAGATTCATAGACGGTGAGATCAGCGTAGCCATAGATGAAAGCGTGCGCGGGGTCGACGTTTTTGTACTCCAACCCACTTGTCCCCCTGCTAACGAGAATCTGATGGAGCTTTTGATAATGATCGACGCCTTTCGCCGGGCATCGGCCGCGCGCATCAATGCCGTTATTCCCTATTACGGGTATGCCCGTCAAGATCGAAAAACCAGAGCTCGGGATCCCATCACTGCCAAGTTGGTGTCGAATCTTATAACCACGGCCGGAGCTGACCGCGTAGTAACGGTTGACCTTCACGCCGGGCAGATCCAGGGGTTTTTTGATATCCCTGTGGATCACCTGCTGGGAGTGCCCACCATCGCGGAGTATTTCAAGAATAAAGGGTTGGGAACGGACGCGGTGGTGCTGTCGCCTGATGTAGGGGGGGTCAGGAGAGCCCGGGACCTGGCCGAACGGTTAGGGGCGACCATCGCTATTATAGATAAAAGGCGACCGGAGCCTAACGTATCGGAGATCATGAACGTTATCGGCGATGTGGCCGGCAAGCAGGTTATCATCATAGACGATATCATAGACACCGGAGGAACCATAGCCAGTGCAGCCAAGGTTATGACTGACATGGGTAGTAAAGAGGTATATGTTTGCTGCACCCATCCGGTCTTTTCGGGGCCAGCCATAGAACGCATGAGGGAGGCCCCGATAAAAGAGATCGTTATCACCAACACCATACCCGTTCCTCCGGAGAAGAAGCTGCCCAATATGGTGATTCTTTCCATGGCTCCCCTTATCGGCGAAGCCATAATACGTATTCACGAAGACCTTTCGGTCAGCAAGCTTTTTGATTGAAGCTCATCGAGGCAGGGCCTTACCGTTTTCTGTTTTTCTAGTATTCTCAGGAGGTTCGGAGGGGGAGCAGTGAAACTGGTAGTCGGGTTGGGGAATCCGGGGAAGGAGTATCAGGGGACCCGCCATAACCTGGGTTTCATGGTGGTGGAAGAACTGGTCCGCCGCCACGGGGTTAAGAGACAGGAATACAAACACAGCTCGGTTATGGCTTGGCTGGAGTGCCATGGAGAAGAGGTGGTGGTAGCCAAGCCTCTTACATATATGAACCGTTCCGGACAAGCGGTAAAACCTTTAGTGTCAGCATTAAAGCTGAATCTGGAAGATGTCTTGGTAATATGCGATGACCTAGATCTGGAAACCGGGCGAATTCGTATTCGCCCCCGTGGGGGTTCGGGAGGCCACCGGGGGTTGGCCTCGGTGATTAGCAGCTTGGGAACCGAAGAGTTCGCCCGCTTGCGAGTGGGTATCGGAAGACCCCCCACGGGAGAAGATGTTATCGACTATGTGCTGGATGGCTTTACGGCGAGCGAGACAGAGACAATGGCCCGGGCCATAGCTCGCGCTGCAGACGCGGTGGAGACGTGGATAGGGCAGGGCATAGAAAAGGCCATGAATACGTATAATTTTTCAGAAAGATGTGAATAACCTTTGCCCCCAGCCTGCCAACCTATAAGCAAACGAGCTTAAGGGGTTGGGTTAGGTGAAGGTGTACTATGTTTGTGAATGTTGTGATAAGGTCTACGCTGAGCTGGAGATCGAAGGTGAAGGTTATACGCAGGTAAGCGGGTTATGCGCGGAATGCCTCGAGGAGATAGGCGGCGGGTCCGATTTATTTTCTATCAGTAGTCAGTGGTTCTATAACTGAGCCTGAGCCACAGATGCACAGCCACAGATGGACACAGATTAGGAGATATTCTTAGACGCAGAATGACGCAGATTTTCAATGATTAACGCGGAAACTGACCTTGAATTAGCCGAAATTGTAAGTGGATGCGAGCAATGAGTTGCAAGCCGCAAGCGCGGTGACAAAGCTGGCTAGTCTTTCCTGAACTGTTCTATTGTTTTCATTCTCTGGTAGGGACACTTTTTGGTGTCGTAAGGGTCTGTATGCGTGTGCCGTACTGCAACGATTGACACCCTCTTCCGGTAATGTTATTAAATAGCAATTAGAGTTAAATCAGCGTCAATCTGCGTCTGATAGTCCTAATAATCAGTGTTAATCAGTGTCGTATCTGTGTTAATCTGTGGCTGGGGTTTGTAGTGGAGGCCCTTAGAAAAGGGCGTCCACTTTTCGGCATTGCAACAATGGAGGGTTAACTTTGCAGCTAAAGGTTGATGTCGACATCGTCAGGAGCCTGACCACTCGGGTAAGGCCGGGCAGGCCTGGTATGATCTCGGGGCTGGCGGGCAGCGCCCGCAGCTTTTTTTTGTACCTTTTGGCTACGCGTACTGAGGACACGCTGGTGTGCCTGGTTCCTCTCGAGGAGCAGGCTTATGATCTTCACCGGGAACTGCGTGGTTTTCTCGGCCCGGATGCGGTTTGCCTTTATCCCTCCCAAGACCTCGTGTTCTGGCACGAAGGGAGGGAGAACTCGTTCAGCCGCATGACCCGGCTCAGTACCTTGAGCCGTCTTGCTTCGGGGCATCAACAGGTCAAGGTGCTTATCGCTACAGCCGGTTCTCTCGTGACCAAGGTGCTTTCCCCACAAGAGTTTCGGAGGCAAACCCTAACCTTGGCGGTAAAGCAGGAGATCAATTTAGAAAAAACCATGCGGAGGCTGGTGGAACTAGGTTATCAAAGATGCCAGGTGGTGACCGACCCGGGTAGTTTCGGTTTGCGAGGGGGGGTACTGGACGTTTACCCTCCAGACCAAACAGAACCTTTTCGCTTGGAACTGTGGGCCGATGAAATCGAGAGTATTCGGAGCTTCGATCCGCTGACTCAAAGATCTGGCAAAAAGCTAACCTCAGTGTCCATTTCGCCAGCGGGGGGAACGGGTTCGGGGCAGGCTGCTCATCTCCTCGATTACGTCTCCCAAGATAGCCTAGTTTTTTTGGATGAACGGCGAGAGTTTGAACGGTGCTTTCACCGACAGGCTCGCCGGCAGGAGGAGTTGCTGGCAGCGGCCAAGGAGAAGGGCTTTAAAACAGATGACATGGACGCGCTTTTTACCTGGGATGAAGTCGAGGCCTTGATAAACCGGCATCCGGTGATATACCACGCTTTTTTCCCCGGGCAGCTAAACATACAACCTTTAGAGTTTTACCAGCATATATCTCAAAAAGAAATGGAACCCTTTTTTGCTCACCCCGAATTAACAGCCAGGCGGATAAAAGAGTGGGTTGGGCAAGGTTACTCGGTGGCCGTAGCCATGAGCGACCGGAAGATGAAGAATAAGATCAGGGAGGAACTTGGGCTCAATACTGTTCCAGGAGTCGTGGTTACCGACTGGGACATAGAAAAAGGCTTTATCAGTCCCACCCTGAAAATGGCGGTTTTGTCGGACAGAGACGTCTGGGGTAAGAGGCCGCGGAGGACAGGCGGGCCCAAAAAGGAAACAGGGAAGCTCAGGTTAGAGTTGGACCATCTGCGAGTGGGGGATTACGTGGTCCACGAGAATCACGGCATAGGGCTGTTTCAAGGAATCACCAAGATGGAGGTGGAAGGGTTTGCCAAGGAATACCTGGTCATCCAATATGCAGGCAGTGACCGCCTGTACCTGCCTGTAGACAAACTGGAAATGTTGACCAGGTACACCGGACCTGATGATAAAGAGCCCCGTCTTTCTAAGCTCGGGGGGACGGACTGGGAGAAAACCAAAAACCGGGTACGGGAATCGATCCGCGAAATGGCGCAAGAACTTTTGCGTGTATATGCTCTTCGCCAAACGGTCCCGGGGTTTGCTTTTTCGCCTGACACGGTATGGCAGAAGGAGTTCGAAGATGCATTTGAGTACGAAGAGACGGCGGACCAGATTCGGGCTGTTGCAGAAGTAAAAAAAGACATGGAAACGCCGCGGCCTATGGACCGGCTTATCTGCGGAGACGTGGGCTACGGGAAGACGGAGGTGGCTCTTAGGGCAGCGTTTAAAGCGGTCATGGATCACAAACAGGTCGCAATTCTGGTTCCCACTACGATCCTAGCCGAACAGCACTACCAGACCTGCCTGGAAAGGTTCAAGAATACCCCGGTCGTTATCGAGGTATTGAGCCGTTTTCGGACTCCGGGTCAGCAGAAACGCATCCTGGAAGATTTGAAGAAGGGGGTTATCGACATCATTATCGGTACCCACCGTTTGCTGTCCCGGGATGTCCGGTTTAAGGATCTGGGATTGCTGGTGGTGGACGAAGAGCACCGGTTTGGAGTAAGGCAAAAGGAGAGGATAAAGGCATTAAAAGAGACGGTGGACGCACTCAGTTTATCCGCTACTCCCATTCCCCGAACTTTGCACATGGCCTTGACCGGCCTGAGGGATCTTTCGGTAATAGAGACCCCTCCTCCTGACCGTTACCCTATCACCACTTATGTGCTGGAATACAACGAAGACATAATCCGGGAGGCGATTAGGGCCGAGGTGGAAAGAGGGGGGCAGGTCTTCGCGGTTCACAACCGGATTCAAGATATTGAGATGTTTAGGAACCACCTGCAGATGCTGGTGCCCGAAGTAAAGATGGAGGTAGCCCACGGGCGGGTTCCCGAAGATGAGCTGGCCGATATAATGAAGCGGTTCCTTAATCAGGAATTTCAGGTATTGGTATGCACCACCATTATCGAGTCGGGCTTGGACATGCCCAATGTCAACACCCTTATCGTGGACGAGGCTGACCGTTTAGGGCTGGCTCAGTTATACCAGTTGCGGGGACGGGTAGGCCGTTCCAAGCGCCTGGCCTACGCTTATTTCACTTACCGCCCGGACAAATCGGTTACGGAAGCGGCCCAAAAGAGGTTAAACGCCATCAGAGAGTTTACCGAACTCGGATCCGGCATGAAGATCGCGTTGCGGGATTTAGAAATCAGAGGGGCCGGAAACATACTGGGGCCCGAGCAGCACGGCTATATAGCAGCTGTAGGGTTTGACCTGTACTGCCGGTTGCTGGAAGAAGAGACGGCTCGCTTGAATGGTACGGCCCCTAGGAGTGAAGGTGATACTCTGCTGGATGTCAGGATAGATGCCTTTATACCCGACGATTATGTCGGGGACATAGGGCTCAAGTTGCAGGTGTACCGGAGGGCCATGTTTGCGGCCAGCATACAAGAAATCGACGAAATTCGTGCAGAATTAAAAGAGCGTTTCGGGAGCCTGCCGGCTCCGGTTGAAAACCTGCTGCGCCTTTCTCGCTTAAGAGTGTGTGCCAGGAGCAAAGATATAAAAAGTATTTCAACCAACGGAGGGGTGCTTCAAATAAGACTTAACCGGGCTATAGACGGGGCAGCCGCCAAGCTTCGCGTTCTAGGGCAGAAGATAAAGGCGCCTGTCCAATCTTTGGACAGCTTCACTATTTCCGTACCCCTCGAAGGTGGCCCCAACCTGGAGTTGCTCGAACAGATACTGGAAGCAATCTAGATCCTGTTCTTGATTTTGAGGCAAATCAGTGTCCTTCTGTGGCTCGTTTTCAGGGCAAATGGCGGAACGGTCTGCTTTTGTTGTGCGCAAAGTCGAAAACGGGTAAAAGACTGCGGGACAAGGGCTGCTACCATGGTAAAAAGTGAATAAAAGGGGATTTTGAGTTATATACTATCACTGAGGACAGAAAACAAATTTTGACTTCCGCAAGAAGGAGGGATGGAAGCCGGATGAAAGCAACAGGTATCGTAAGGCGAATAGATGATCTGGGCCGGGTAGTGATACCAAAGGAAATAAGGAGGACCTTACGTATACGGGAAGGCGATCCCCTGGAGATCTTCGTAGATCGGGAAGGCGAAGTCATTCTCAAAAAATACTCTCCTATCGGCGAATTAGGAGACTTTGCCCAAGAATATGCAGATTCTTTACATGAAGCCATCGGGCAGATTGCTCTGATTGCGGATCGGGACAATATCATCGCCGTGGCCGGAGCCCCCAAAAAGGAGTTTATGAACAAACCTATTGGTCCGGCCGTGGAGAAGACTCTCGAAGACCGGCGGGTAGCGGTTATGAACGAGATCGGTGATCACTCTTACTGCAAAGGTTGTCCTGTGTTGGAATCGGGAGACGGGAACTGCAAAATAACCTCCCAGGTTATTGCTCCTATCATTTCGCAAGGGGACCCGATCGGAGCGGTAATAATAATGTCAAAGGAGCCAGGAGTAAAGATGGGGGACTTAGAACAGAAACTGGCCGAGACGGCAGCCGGGTTTTTGGCTAAACAAATGGAGCAGTAAATCCCACGGCCTTCGAGCAAGGCCGTTTTTCTTTGGGGTTGCTGCTCTAGATGAAGAGTTGTTTTAAAATGTCGCCAAAACGGTCCGGACAAGTCTGAAAGTGTATTTTACTGTTTTCTTTTTTTTACTTGGGCGATAAACTAATAGCTGTGGGCCTGAGTTTGGGGGAGGAGAATAGATGGTAAAAAAACAGAACTTCCTGGTGGGAGCTTTCATCCTAGCAGTAGCCGGAGCAGTCAGTAAAGCCTTGGGGGCAGTTTACCGTATTCCGCTGGCGAGGCTCATAGGAGGAGAAGGGATGGGCTTGTACCAGATGGCCTATCCCATTTATACTACTATCTTGGCCCTAGCTACCGCTGGGGTTCCGGTAGCCATATCGGTTTTGGTGGCAAGAAAAGAGACTGAGGGTTTAAGGGGAGATAGCCGCCGGATCTTCCGGGTTTCACTGGTAGGACTGGCTCTCCTCGGGCTTGTTCTTTCCATCGTGGTTTGGCAGGGGGCCGGTTTTTTGGCTCGCAATATTCTACACGAGCCGCGGGCCGTATACCCGATTATGGCGATAGCCCCAGCCATCTTTTTTTCAGGCCTTATGTCCGTATTCCGCGGGTATTTTCAGGGCTACCAGTGGATGGTGCCTACAGCCGTATCCCAGGTAGTAGAACAGATATTCCGGGTGACTTTCGTATTGATTCTGGCCTACCTCCTGTTTCCGCGCGGCCTGGAATATGCAGCGGCCGGAGCTACTTTCGGGGCTGTGGTCGGCGGGATAGCAGGACTCATTTTCTTGCTCTATTCTTATATCCGTTTTCGCCGGCAAATGAAAAGGGATTCGGGCGTACTGCCTTGTTCTAGGGAGAGCTCTGTGGAGTTGGGTTGGCAGGTGGTCAAGCTTGCGGTTCCCATATCCTTCGGAGCGGTAGTAGTGCCGCTAGTACAGATGCTGGACGCGGTTATCGTTCCCGGTCGTTTGATGGCATCGGGTTATTCTACGAGTCAGGCCACCGCCCTGTACGGCCAGCTGTCAGGGATGGCTTCGGTTCTTATCAACCTTCCTACCATTTTCACCATAGCTATTGCTACCAGTTTGGTTCCGGCTGTATCTGAGGTCGCAGCGCGTAAGGATTGGTCCGAATTGCGGGCTCGCGTAAACAACGGGGTTAGGGCCGCCATGCTCATTTCTCTGCCCTCGGCCGCCGGCCTCTACGTGCTGGCCCGGCAGATAACAGACCTGCTTTTTGCCAGTCCCGAAGCCGGCATACCGCTTGAACCCCTGGCCTTCTCCGTTATAGTACTGGCCGCTTTTCAGGTATCGAGTGCTTCCCTTCAGGGTTTAGCAAGACCCGACATACCGCTCCGTAACTTGATCATAACCGGCCTGCTGAAAGTTTTCTTCAATTACTATCTTACAGGGACCTTTCTAGCAATAAGAGGGCCGGCTATCGGAACGGTGGTCGCCTTCTTTGTGGGATCATGCCTTAATTTCTATGAACTAAGGAAGATCAGCCGCGTATCTTTCGAAGGGAAGAGATTTATTAAGCTGGTAGTGGCAACCACCCTCATGGGGGTTGGCGTCAAGATGGCCTACCAGGGTTTTGTTGCTCAAGGACTGTATTCGTACTATTCTACCGTCCTCGCAATCGGCGCAGGGGTTCTCCTCTATGGAGGGATTCTTTTTGTCATTCGCGAACTCGATATTAAGACTATACGAAGCCTAATCAAGGTTTAAAGATGTTGCCGCAGATGCACTCTGCTGATGCCCGG
The sequence above is drawn from the Syntrophothermus lipocalidus DSM 12680 genome and encodes:
- a CDS encoding ribose-phosphate diphosphokinase produces the protein MNASRWRMKLFTGTAHVCLAQEVADYLGIHVGDAKVKRFIDGEISVAIDESVRGVDVFVLQPTCPPANENLMELLIMIDAFRRASAARINAVIPYYGYARQDRKTRARDPITAKLVSNLITTAGADRVVTVDLHAGQIQGFFDIPVDHLLGVPTIAEYFKNKGLGTDAVVLSPDVGGVRRARDLAERLGATIAIIDKRRPEPNVSEIMNVIGDVAGKQVIIIDDIIDTGGTIASAAKVMTDMGSKEVYVCCTHPVFSGPAIERMREAPIKEIVITNTIPVPPEKKLPNMVILSMAPLIGEAIIRIHEDLSVSKLFD
- a CDS encoding nucleotidyltransferase family protein encodes the protein MQEYDAVILAGGVNSAELRKYAPYDSEALIVIGRYPMVYYVYRAVRASQRIRNIVIVGPKQSLQEIFKKENNLRFAEPGQDSIDSLANGIEVLEGSGITDRVLVLPTDIPFITAEAIDDFISRCEGEEADFFYSIVNREVNEKRFPGVKRTYVRLKEGVFTGGNLFVIKSDKIASCVALAKQFVARRKNPFQMARLLGLGLAWKYLTRRLTIPDAEARFYRVVGIRGRAVISPFAEVGVDVDKPSDLWLAERILGVG
- a CDS encoding putative polysaccharide biosynthesis protein, with the translated sequence MVKKQNFLVGAFILAVAGAVSKALGAVYRIPLARLIGGEGMGLYQMAYPIYTTILALATAGVPVAISVLVARKETEGLRGDSRRIFRVSLVGLALLGLVLSIVVWQGAGFLARNILHEPRAVYPIMAIAPAIFFSGLMSVFRGYFQGYQWMVPTAVSQVVEQIFRVTFVLILAYLLFPRGLEYAAAGATFGAVVGGIAGLIFLLYSYIRFRRQMKRDSGVLPCSRESSVELGWQVVKLAVPISFGAVVVPLVQMLDAVIVPGRLMASGYSTSQATALYGQLSGMASVLINLPTIFTIAIATSLVPAVSEVAARKDWSELRARVNNGVRAAMLISLPSAAGLYVLARQITDLLFASPEAGIPLEPLAFSVIVLAAFQVSSASLQGLARPDIPLRNLIITGLLKVFFNYYLTGTFLAIRGPAIGTVVAFFVGSCLNFYELRKISRVSFEGKRFIKLVVATTLMGVGVKMAYQGFVAQGLYSYYSTVLAIGAGVLLYGGILFVIRELDIKTIRSLIKV
- the mfd gene encoding transcription-repair coupling factor, coding for MQLKVDVDIVRSLTTRVRPGRPGMISGLAGSARSFFLYLLATRTEDTLVCLVPLEEQAYDLHRELRGFLGPDAVCLYPSQDLVFWHEGRENSFSRMTRLSTLSRLASGHQQVKVLIATAGSLVTKVLSPQEFRRQTLTLAVKQEINLEKTMRRLVELGYQRCQVVTDPGSFGLRGGVLDVYPPDQTEPFRLELWADEIESIRSFDPLTQRSGKKLTSVSISPAGGTGSGQAAHLLDYVSQDSLVFLDERREFERCFHRQARRQEELLAAAKEKGFKTDDMDALFTWDEVEALINRHPVIYHAFFPGQLNIQPLEFYQHISQKEMEPFFAHPELTARRIKEWVGQGYSVAVAMSDRKMKNKIREELGLNTVPGVVVTDWDIEKGFISPTLKMAVLSDRDVWGKRPRRTGGPKKETGKLRLELDHLRVGDYVVHENHGIGLFQGITKMEVEGFAKEYLVIQYAGSDRLYLPVDKLEMLTRYTGPDDKEPRLSKLGGTDWEKTKNRVRESIREMAQELLRVYALRQTVPGFAFSPDTVWQKEFEDAFEYEETADQIRAVAEVKKDMETPRPMDRLICGDVGYGKTEVALRAAFKAVMDHKQVAILVPTTILAEQHYQTCLERFKNTPVVIEVLSRFRTPGQQKRILEDLKKGVIDIIIGTHRLLSRDVRFKDLGLLVVDEEHRFGVRQKERIKALKETVDALSLSATPIPRTLHMALTGLRDLSVIETPPPDRYPITTYVLEYNEDIIREAIRAEVERGGQVFAVHNRIQDIEMFRNHLQMLVPEVKMEVAHGRVPEDELADIMKRFLNQEFQVLVCTTIIESGLDMPNVNTLIVDEADRLGLAQLYQLRGRVGRSKRLAYAYFTYRPDKSVTEAAQKRLNAIREFTELGSGMKIALRDLEIRGAGNILGPEQHGYIAAVGFDLYCRLLEEETARLNGTAPRSEGDTLLDVRIDAFIPDDYVGDIGLKLQVYRRAMFAASIQEIDEIRAELKERFGSLPAPVENLLRLSRLRVCARSKDIKSISTNGGVLQIRLNRAIDGAAAKLRVLGQKIKAPVQSLDSFTISVPLEGGPNLELLEQILEAI
- a CDS encoding GntR family transcriptional regulator gives rise to the protein MPESRLIPVKLDTYKPLREVVFETLREAIINGTLKPGERMMEIQLAEQLGVSRTPVREAIRKLELEGFVVMIPRKGAYVAGISLKDIADVFEVRAAMEALAAGLAAERITAEELEEMERLLVRIGEHIEANRLEEVVEMDTLFHEALYKASRNLKLEQILQNLREQIQRFRSTSLAFPGRMKEALEEHKKIVEAISDRNTALAQQLAQEHIENAENSMLEALRRNGFDLK
- the pth gene encoding aminoacyl-tRNA hydrolase, whose product is MKLVVGLGNPGKEYQGTRHNLGFMVVEELVRRHGVKRQEYKHSSVMAWLECHGEEVVVAKPLTYMNRSGQAVKPLVSALKLNLEDVLVICDDLDLETGRIRIRPRGGSGGHRGLASVISSLGTEEFARLRVGIGRPPTGEDVIDYVLDGFTASETETMARAIARAADAVETWIGQGIEKAMNTYNFSERCE
- the ispE gene encoding 4-(cytidine 5'-diphospho)-2-C-methyl-D-erythritol kinase; the encoded protein is MPGLWLITGVGGLAFFFGYNIIEAVDKAANEEGKTMLKTVTIEAPAKINLTLDVKGRRPDGYHEIETVMHQIDLVDRVSLRVSSEGIKVTADSPELPCAEDNLAFRAAVEFFRQVGATGGVEVFIHKRIPVGAGLAGGSSDAAAVIKGLNRLYGDRLTPDEMLDLGAKIGSDVPFCILGGTALARGRGEIVTPLFTDMTLALVLVKPDFAVSTKEVYERFDKVQIFERPDTDEVMRGLLCKDVEMICRGMGNVLEAVTTAWFPEVARIKQRMKGLGAIAALMSGSGPSVFGVFQEEGVAREAFGRFKLEYREVYLTKSYRKGEGKDAGKQTDSCETGHV
- the spoVT gene encoding stage V sporulation protein T; the protein is MKATGIVRRIDDLGRVVIPKEIRRTLRIREGDPLEIFVDREGEVILKKYSPIGELGDFAQEYADSLHEAIGQIALIADRDNIIAVAGAPKKEFMNKPIGPAVEKTLEDRRVAVMNEIGDHSYCKGCPVLESGDGNCKITSQVIAPIISQGDPIGAVIIMSKEPGVKMGDLEQKLAETAAGFLAKQMEQ
- the glmU gene encoding bifunctional UDP-N-acetylglucosamine diphosphorylase/glucosamine-1-phosphate N-acetyltransferase GlmU, whose translation is MRGLAEIAVILAAGKGVRMKSNLPKVMHKVAGQPMVLHVVTAARRAGLNRAVLVVGHGREQLENELADRGLEFVVQDEQLGTGHALMQAERLIAPSDTVMVLCGDTPLLRAETLQALLEHHRGQGATATVLSTRLSDPTGYGRIVRDREGRLERIVEEKDAPPEIKAIDEINSGLYCFQAQAVFEALKEIKPDNAQGEYYLTDVLPVMIKNGLQVEVFLHSDAEEVHGINDRIQLAYAEKVLRRRKNQELMRNGVSMMDPDSTFIDMQVEVGPDTLIYPFTFIEGNTRIGSNCVIGPGTHIIDSVIADGVRIERSKLLECEIGEGCNIGPFGYIRPGTVLKRGVKVGDFVEIKKSVIDEGSKVPHLAYVGDAQVGKRVNIGAGTITCNYDGKNKYVTVIEDDAFIGSNTNLVAPVKIGRGATTGAGSTITKEVPPETLAVERARQKNIGGWAKRKNQAHDEG